GCCCTCGTTGACCGAATAGATCCCGGCGGCGAAGGGGATCTTGATGTTCTCGTGGCTCAACAGGAACTCGCCGATCCCCGGGTCCAGGGTGTAGCCGTGCACGCCGTGGCCGGTGGTGTGGACGAACATGGTCGAGGAACCGTAGACCACGTAGCCGGCGGCCACCAGGTCGCGCCCGGGCTGCAACAGGTCGGCGTCGCCGATGGCGGCGAGGCGGGAGCGCCGGCGGTAGATGCTGAAGATCGTGCCGATCGAGACGTTCGCGTCGATGTTGCTGCTGCCGTCGAGCGGGTCGAAGACCACGACGTACTTGCCGCTGCCTTCGCGGATGTCGACCCGGACGGGGTCGGCCAGCTCCTCGGACGCCATCAGGCAGACCTGGCCGCGCCGGCCGACGACCTTCAGCATGACGGCGTTGGCGTAGTCGTCCAGCTTCTGGACGGTCTCGCCCTGGACGTTGCTGGCGCCGGTGCTGCCCAGGATGTCGACCAGGCCGGCCCGGGTGACCTCGCGGGCGATGATCTTGGCCGCGAACGCGATGTCGCCCAGCAGGCTGGTGAAGTCGCCGCTGGCGCTGGGGTGCAGGCGCTGCATCTCCAGGATGTGGCTCTCGACGTTCATGAGGTTCTTGTTCGGCATGGTTCTCCCGCTGCAGGTTGAAGGCGGCCACCAATGTAGCAGGGATCCGGAGGCGGGGCGAGTCCGGGGTTGCGGCCGGCGGGCCGGTTGTCCATAGTTTGACAGGCGACATGCGCCAGGCAACGGGCGCACGGTGTCGCGGCCTGTCCGCGACCGGACCTGTCCGCACGACACGGAGGAACGTCATGTCCCAGATGCTGCCCATCCCGCCGCTGCCGATGAACGAACCCATCCTGGGCTACCTGCCCGGATCGCCCGAGAAGGCCGCGTTGAAGGCGAAGCTCAAGGAGCTGGCCGGCACCCGGATCGAGATCCCGCTGGTCATCGGCGGCAAGGACGTCGCCACGGGCGACCTCGGCGAATGCCGCCTGCCCCACGACCACCGGCACCTGCTGGGCGTCTACCACAAGGCGAGCGCCAAGCACGTCCAGGCCGCCGCGACGGCGGCGCGCAAGGCCAAGAAGGACTGGGCCGCGCTGCCCTGGGAGGCGCGGGCCGCGGTCTTCCTGAAGGCCGCCGAGCTGCTGGCCGGCCGCCGCCGCAGCACCCTGAACGCCGCCACGATGCTGGGCCAGAGCAAGACCGCCTACCAGGCCGAGATCGACTCCGCCTGCGAGCTGATCGATTTCTGGCGCTTCAACCCCGCCTTCGCCCACGACATCATGAGCGAGCAGCCCGAGTCCGGACCCGGCATGTGGAACATGCTCGAGCAGCGGCCCCTGGACGGCTTCGTCTTCGCCGTGACCCCCTTCAACTTCACCAGCATCGCCGGCAACCTGCCGACGGCGCCGGCGCTGATGGGCAACACGGTGCTGTGGAAGCCGGCCTCGAGCGCCGTCTACTCGGCCTGGTACATCATGGAGATCCTGCGCGAGGCGGGCCTGCCCGACGGCGTCATCAACATGATCCCGGGCAGCGGCGGCCAGGTGGGCAACCCGGTCATCGAGCACCCGGACCTCGGCGGCGTGCACTTCACCGGCAGCACCGAGGTCTTCCAGAACATGTGGGGCACCATCGGCGCCAACATCCGCCAGTACGCCTGCTACCCGCGCATCGTGGGGGAGACCGGCGGCAAGGACTTCGTCTTCGCCCACGCCTCGGCCGATCCCGTCGCGCTGGTGACGGCGCTGGTGCGCGGCGCCTTCGAGTACCAGGGCCAGAAGTGCTCGGCGGCGAGCCGCGCCTACGTCCCGGCCTCGCTGTGGCCGCAGGTGCGGGAGCACCTGCTCGCCGAAGTGGCCTCGATCAAGATGGGCGACCCCGCCGACTTCACGAACTTCATGGGTGCGGTCATCGACCAGGGCGCCTTCCGGAGCATCAAGGGTTACCTCGACCAGGCCCGCAAGGCCCGTGGCCAGGCCCGCATCATCGCCGGCGGCGGCTGCGACGACGGCAAGGGCTGGTTCATCGAGCCCACCGTCATCGAGGCCAAGGACCCCGACTTCGTGACGATGCGCGAGGAGATCTTCGGGCCGGTCCTGACCGTCCACGTCTACCAGGACAAGGACTGGCTCAAGGCCCTGCGGCTGTGCGACAAGGGCTCGGCCTACGCCCTGACCGGGGCGGTCTTCGCCCGCGACCGCGGCGTGATCGAGACGATGAAGCAGGAGCTGGTCGGCACCGCCGGCAACTTCTACATCAACGACAAGCCCACCGGGGCGGTCGTGGGGCAGCAGCCCTTCGGCGGCTCGCGGGCGTCGGGCACCAACGACAAGGCGGGGTCGTACCTGAACCTGATCCGGTGGACGACGCCGCGGACGATCAAGGAGACCTTCGATCCGCCGCGGGACTACCGGTACGGTTTCATGTCGCAGAAGTAGGGACGGTATCGGCCCTGCCCGGGCGAGGCCGAACTCGTCGTGCCACAAATTTGAAAAGGGCGGCCGGGGGCCGCCCTCGAATATGGTGGTGCCGGAGGTGGGACTTGAACCCACGCGCCCCGAGGGGCAACGGATTTTGAGTCCGTCGCGTCTACCAATTCCGCCACTCCGGCACGAGGACGGATGATAGGGAGCGCCACCGCCGCCGTCAAGGGACGGGCTTGC
Above is a window of bacterium DNA encoding:
- the fbp gene encoding class 1 fructose-bisphosphatase, encoding MPNKNLMNVESHILEMQRLHPSASGDFTSLLGDIAFAAKIIAREVTRAGLVDILGSTGASNVQGETVQKLDDYANAVMLKVVGRRGQVCLMASEELADPVRVDIREGSGKYVVVFDPLDGSSNIDANVSIGTIFSIYRRRSRLAAIGDADLLQPGRDLVAAGYVVYGSSTMFVHTTGHGVHGYTLDPGIGEFLLSHENIKIPFAAGIYSVNEGNEPRWSLAVREIVRRLKYGRQESGGMSARYIGSLVADFHRDLLYGGVFLYPPTDRAPEGKLRLLYEAAPLALIAEHAGGYASDGKGPILDLVPREVHQRTPLYVGSRETVMWIEKMLCDPAFGAGD
- the pruA gene encoding L-glutamate gamma-semialdehyde dehydrogenase; this translates as MSQMLPIPPLPMNEPILGYLPGSPEKAALKAKLKELAGTRIEIPLVIGGKDVATGDLGECRLPHDHRHLLGVYHKASAKHVQAAATAARKAKKDWAALPWEARAAVFLKAAELLAGRRRSTLNAATMLGQSKTAYQAEIDSACELIDFWRFNPAFAHDIMSEQPESGPGMWNMLEQRPLDGFVFAVTPFNFTSIAGNLPTAPALMGNTVLWKPASSAVYSAWYIMEILREAGLPDGVINMIPGSGGQVGNPVIEHPDLGGVHFTGSTEVFQNMWGTIGANIRQYACYPRIVGETGGKDFVFAHASADPVALVTALVRGAFEYQGQKCSAASRAYVPASLWPQVREHLLAEVASIKMGDPADFTNFMGAVIDQGAFRSIKGYLDQARKARGQARIIAGGGCDDGKGWFIEPTVIEAKDPDFVTMREEIFGPVLTVHVYQDKDWLKALRLCDKGSAYALTGAVFARDRGVIETMKQELVGTAGNFYINDKPTGAVVGQQPFGGSRASGTNDKAGSYLNLIRWTTPRTIKETFDPPRDYRYGFMSQK